Part of the Xenopus laevis strain J_2021 chromosome 2S, Xenopus_laevis_v10.1, whole genome shotgun sequence genome is shown below.
GTGTGTAGTCTTTGACCTTCAATTGTTATTGGGGAAAAATGTGGGCTATAGATATATTGCATATATGAAAcacaacatcttttttttttctcattttattttagaGCATACATCATCTGTATCAAAGAAACCTCGCTTAGATCAGATCCCAGCAGCAAACCTTGATGCAGATGATCCACTCACTGATGTAAGCAGATGGTGTACACAGCACTAATTACCTAAACACTTGTTTAAGCAATAAAAAGATGTAATAGTCTCTTGGAAAATGCCTTACTCAGCCTAGCGAGTTTTAAGTTGGGTCACTAATTCAATGACGGATCAAGCCTCGGGTTCCTATACATGAGCGAGTATTGGCTCATACTTATATGCTGTGTGTTGTGTTCTTCTGTTGTGGTATGTTTTATAGCACTACACAACacatattaaagggcacctgttggctaaatatattatccccaaccaaaggtgctggcTCGCAccccggttgggggtaacagtagtttatttttttaaatgcccccacCCCCCCACTAACGATAGGCCACCTGGATAGGGAGGGAGCTCCTTCCCGGTGCAAGTGCCTTAGCGCTAGCGgggcaatttaaaataaaaaaaacctgctgttacccccaaccggagtgcaggctagcaactttggttggggataatatatttagccaacttcaacgggcatgtaaaggcaaaaaaacaatcccatttttactttctttaatgtaaaataaacctatctctgatatactttaattaaaaaatgtgtacagtttttattagaaacctgactgtatgcagtgaaattctcccttcatttactgctgtggataggaattgtcagacggtccctaactgctctgcagggaaacaatcatacttatgaacagcagggggagcccccgccttacttcccagccgtgcagaactcaagcagctttgtttatttctcTGTCGAGGCAGTCGGCGACTGTGCAgagatttgtatttaatttttgcctttacatcccctttactgtttccaactccagctgcagggacaaagatcatggagccagatttaaacagataaactgggattctatttggaggattattttgctgcagccactggttctgcagagttggagaaagtttgtattaaacaatacaaaaactataaaatccacattagattacatgacaacacaggacccagtgcagtctgtatattctgattattaatcaatcttgctgtatcggcttctggcagatattatttgacttgtgttgttttgataatttatgacgatccctaagcagcccagaccacactgagcatgtgcacagtcttggtcttgcaaagatgtataacaaaattacaagatggtgaccccctgtggccaactttgaaagcataaatcatttgtttgattaggcttgtggtgcagtaagttcatgtttatgtttagtatacaaaatacagcatttctaaccttattctattttagactttacttgccctttaagcactAAAACACAACATATTTTAAGGTGTGTTGTGAGAGATATAGTTTGTGTCCGTTATATTTTTAACACCGATGTAAAAGCAGTGTGTGTACTCTCCCTTAATTTGGCTCATGCTTTTAGCTACTAGGGACTATAATGGCTGAACGTTTagtttatagaatggcaaataaaTTGTTTCTCTGGGCTGCAGGAAGATGGAGATGAAGATTCAGATGAAGACAGTGACGATGACACCGCTGCACTCCTTGCTGAACTAGAGAAAATTAAGAAGGAGAGGGCAGAGGAGAAAGACCGGAAGGTATGGAAATCTATATTCTCTGTAACAGCTGCCCCTGCAACTGCAACATATTTCTCCAGCCAATAAGAGACACTATTGTCTTGTAAATAGGCACATGCTGTACCCTATGGGGAAATCTCATTGGCTCTTTGCTGTTGTTCCCTGTAGGGGCAAAGTACTGGCATAGACACCATATAACAATTCTTAGGAAACAATATAACCTAAAAACACAAGGGCACATTGGGAGGCACAattatcaaagattgaatttcgaatttgtgagtttttaaaaactcccctataCTTCCACGAATTcgaaatttgattagaatttaaaaaaacttgactcgattcttgaatgtcaggatggctgcaaacaactctaaattgatccctggacctctcctattgacttaaagggcaccaatcatgaccaaaatcatttactaagtaaatacactatatgaaagttcaagaaatccgatttttaaaacagaattgtttgtataatgtaaatgatcagctcactattccttctgcaagatctcccctatctccactgcagttctagttgaggcagccatcttggatttcactggctcctcctacctatatcttcccagccaactgtagctctgaaatctcgcacatgctcagttgaaattccttgttgcttatcaacccttctaagctattttcaaatcagccaaacctgctggaagttactgtgtgtccttcatttgcataatgactttaccagcaggggacaagatagggaaatctcctgatacttctagtggaggagtttactaaaacaaggcattctgggtagaatactcaaagcagtgttacaatctgagcatgctcctgaaatttgcatattagagtctctgttatagtcacagtatggcctccctcagtgaaagaacacatttgacaaagtaaaggatttttttaaaacctgcagttttttcaaaaaactatatatgtcgtttgattaaatgtgtttagtttgtactggtcagattgttaatatgtgtttgattttggctgtgataggtgccctttaaacagcaattcggcaggttttaggtggtgaccaGTCTAATTTGTGttcaagggccagagtatgataagaGTATCTGGAAAATAGAATTAGATTCTTTTAAATAACTCGAacagaatttgaataactccctagtcgaattgccagatttgaccataaaaaaaaatatgaacatttgaatttcgaatccgaattttcaattcaacccttgataaatctgccccttagcattgAACAGAAGATGGCAGCACTTTGCAGACAACACCTCCGTCTATTGAATGCTGTAAAAAAGGAGCAAGTAAGGGACTAGAATCACAGAGCATCACCTAATTACTTGGCACCTCCAATGATTTTACCTTCTACTTCTTCTACCTGCTTTACATTCTACTATAGGTGCTGCATTATCATAAGACTATTGTCGTGTATGAAATTACTAGAATGACACTTGAGTGGACATATTTAGTTTGACAGGAGATAAATAAGGCAGATAATCCCTAAAATATGTCATTTGCAGTGATGCTGTATACAATactgtaaatcactggtgggaaatACATAGACATCTCCTCTGCTTCCCTTGAGGCAACCATGGGCCACTATGTGAATTATATTTTTCCACCGGAAATTTACATTTATGCCAGTTGACAGTTTGAAATTTTGTCGCCTGCACTGAAAGATGAATTGGGGGATGACTGTCGTATGGCGATAAGTTGCTGCAATCGCTTTAAAAGTGGCAGTGTTGATTTGCGGCGAGTGTCTTCACCCGTATGGTGCAAGTTCCACCTTACCTTGTGTCTAATAATTTGGAATTGATTTTTTCTTGTGGCCAACAGGCCCAACTGGCAGATTCATTACAAGGAGTCAGTTACCAcaaaactttgtttttcttttctgcaatGTTTACATTGGTTGCTATTGCACTTCTAAaaactagtgatgcaccgaatccagtattcagttCGGGAATTGGCCTATTTCaccaggattcggttgaatcttttTGCCAGGTCGAACCGAATAAAGGGCAATtgccaaggaagtaaaaaatatttttcccacccctaatttgcatatgtaaattcagattcggtcggtattcggctgaatctttagcgaaggattcaggggtttggccgaatccaaaatagtggctttgCAGTATCCCTACTAAAAACCTCAAATGCCTGAGCTGAAGAAATGAGACAGTTGTGAAATAAAACtttgtattaccgcacacctccttccacttattctgcgtagtggtgctggtccacCGTTTGTAGAGTGTggaccgtttttcgaaactaCAAAACAGTTGTGAAATACACACACCTTTGGGAGCAGGAACTCGGTTCtgcttaaatggattctgtcatgatttttatgatgtttttatttctaaattacactgtttacactgcaaataattcactctacaatataaaatttcattcctgaaccagcaaatgtattttttttagttgtaatattggtgtgtaggtgcatctcaggtcattttgcccggtcatgtgctttcagaaagagccagcactttaggatggaactgctttctggcaggctgttgtttctcctactcagtctagctgaatgtgtcccagtggacctggatttttattattgagtgctgttcttagatctaccagggagctaagaacattgttctgttgtaaggctgctggggggggaagggaggggtgaaatctctccaacttgcagtacaacagttaaaggagaaatccTTACCCCCCACCcgaggtagacctccctcctccccccaggctaactgccccccggaGAAATGCCCCATTCTCGGAAGATGGATGCCTGGAACTTCGCTgaaagaatctgcactgagggataagtatggagtatggggcattttcccgggaGGGGGGTAGTTGTTAGCCTTGGGGGAGGAGgtctcctttaagagtgactgaagttaatcagagcacaagtcacatgactgggggcagctgggaaactgacaatatgtctagccccatgtcagatttcaaaactaaatttaaaaaatttttttgctcttttgagaaacggatttcagtgcagaattctgctggaggagcactattaactgcgttttgaaaaaaaatttttttcccacgacagtatccctttaataataccaATTGTAAAGGACCAGTAAATGCCATACAGTGAAAATcgtttatttttgttctttttagcgCAACTAGCTTCTCCAGTTAAAATAGTTCTTGGTACTGAATTGCCAGGGAAATCGAGAGGTATTTCAGTCAACAGAGAGCCACAATTGGTATCTgatatttttattctatattctatacagCATATTTCTTATCTACTATGTGAATGTCTGACCTATTTCAACTGGAATGGTTGCCCCTTGGCTatacagaagcttatttatttttacactcaatTTTCACTAGTGTAGCGTAACGGCGCATACGAAACACTTTACTGGTCCTTTATGGCAGAAAAAAACCCTTCTTGAGATACAGGACAACCTGTTAAATACATAATATAATTGAAGAACTGAGAGACTCAATAATAAAGAGGACGATGTCCCCAAATGGAAAAGGAGATACATAAAGCTGAATCTTGCTTTCATTAAAGAAaacttcctttaaaggggttgtgctcCTTCCAGCActtcttttcagttcagttggtttcagatagatcaccagaaataacgactttttccaattactttctattttctatgtgtcacagttttactcatattgaagtgtaaagtgtcatttttcaccttctaaagcagctctgggaagcggggtcgccgaccctgcaaactgttctaaatggatacatttagttgatccatttcttatctttgtccctgctgagcagaatctctgggtttcattacaggcagctgttagacttgatacaatagttgctcatactccagagatgctgctgagaaatggatcaactaaatgttgcaaaattgtaacagttcagagtctgcacctgaattagggcaaggccagacgtggcgtttttacgttgttttttttttaaaaaagaacagccaggcataaATACGCCACttaaaccacatgcgaccgtcaacatgcatttttcatgcgtttttcagcacgcaggattcttttcccaacatgcacttctcattgttctcattgagaatttgaaCGCCATATTCAAAATATGCTGTGTATTTACGCAAAGTGAGGTTTCAAACGttcagatcccatagagtctattgatttggtagtttcttgacgtattgacgtttctgctaaaaaaacgccaatactggcgtcctgtggcggatttcagcttgcaagcgccctgtgtgaattgccatagtgcgttttccataagtttcagtggtagtgcagtttatcgtatttacgcctggctgttcttttttaaaaacgcgcaataacaccacgtctggccttgcccttagagtcctgcgcgggacAAATGTCTAAGACCCGTACCCGTCTCGAACCcgcatatttagccactttgatccgctacccaacccggacCAGCAAATGCCTTATCCACAatcgccgaccaccatcaaacaggaagtgatggtgctgcaaaccggaagtggtgtcatcaaaagtgggcggggacagaaacaagtttcataaaactttaaaaggagtaaaatatagacaatattacgtaagataagaaatttagatgagacccacaacgtGACCCGCAGACCCGCgactatacccacacctgaaaatcctcccctcgttCCGCAGGGTGTCTGCGTTTTTTGCGGTaactgacccgctgcaggactctaacctaaattactgagctgccagacgcaAACACCAGAGACGCGAacattaaatttatattttgtaaaagcggtaaaaaatggaaagtaactgaaaaaaaaaagtctttatttatggagaacaatctgaagacAACTCAaccagtgtttggaaggtgaacaactcctttaatattaCTTTGCTGTGTCTGAGtggatttattttattcaattcCTTGAACCCCGCCTGGATCTAAAGCGATGCACTTGACTTAAGGGTGGTCTAAAAATGGCGCCATGTTAATTTGTCTCCTTGCAGCTGCCAATTGCTGAGGGAATAGGAATAGGCGTCGTGCTGAATAAACATGCAGAGGAAGTCCAAATCATTTGGGTACTTTGATTCTGCCTTGAAACTTATACTTGTGCACTTCATTCACTTACCAAGGATATCGGCAAAACGAGAGAGAGCAAAATCTAAAGGGGAAGACGACTTTATATGTATTATTCAGAATTGAGAATCTTTAGTTTATTCCCACAATGAGctcaatgtcccttttaataaGCCCTGTATTATAAGCTGTGCCCTTACAAGTCGTTCtgtgttttcttcttttgctGACAGGAGTTGGAACAGAAAGCTGAAGAGGAGCGGATCCGCATGGAGAACATCTTGAGTGGAAACCCACTGCTGAATCTCACAGGCCCTGCTGCCCAATCACAAGCCAGCTTTAAGGTTAAACGAAGGTAATGGATGTAGCGCTGATTTATGTAGTAACATAAGTTTGctcaggttaaaggaacagtaacttcaaaaaataagtgttttaaagtaatgaaaatataatacagtgttgccctgcactggtaaaactgctgtgtttgcttaagaaacactactattgtttgtataaataagctgctgtgtagcaatggggacagccattcaaaggagaaaaggctcaagttacacagcagatagcagataagctctgtctgtctaatggtgttatctgttatccattagttaacctgtaccatatagccgtttttcaatttccgccattgctccacagcagcttgtttatatgaactatagtagtgtttctgaagcaaacacatcagttttaccagtgcagggcaacactacatgatattttcattactttaaaacacttaaattttttggtgttactgttcctttaagtcacccagaacaaccaatcaggtgtttgctTTGTATCACCATTAATAAACAAGTCAACTCTAACTGCTTTGGTTGTTTGTTAATAGTTTTCCCACATGTTCTTTTTCCAGCGAGTTTATATCAATGCTTCCCATGCTGAGGCTTTGCATACACGGCAGGAGGAATTTACTAGCAGTTTACACAGTCACCTGCTGCTTCTGTTGCACCCAGTTTGCAGTGTGGCCTTTAATGATCCCTGCTGTTTTCTTGGTTTCAGCACAgtataccttttataataaagCTCTTACATTTGTACTGGACAACCCCTTAAATATTGCTGATCTACAACCCCTGACATTCTACTGAGAGATGAAGGCCTTTCACAGGGCCACTGGCTAATATGACTACGAATTCTGTATTCTGAACTCGCAGCCCAGAGGTTCATAAGCCCTATAACAGTTATGATCTTGGTCTTAAATATTGTCCATAGCAGCACCCCAATGCTATATTGTAAAGCTGTCTTTCAATTGGCTATTACACTGCACATTCTCAGTGCCACAACATGACtggccaggagctccctcccagtgcgggtGGCTTAGCACTTGTGGAGTTAAACTATTTTTGGGTtgtaggtgccctttaaattaagtttcttGCAATTGATTCTGATGCAAAACACACTGGTTCCTGGTTTACTCAGGGTAATTTGAATTGAAGTAcctaatcagccttgtaacagtcaggttgacaaaacagtccggtttagaaacttcaagtaacaattgcttacaaaagcagATCTATCTGCAAATAATGATCAACATGACTtctaggtaacttttaatgtagattaatattttgaaaagtcactttttagtgtcagtatcactttaaagggcacctatcacagccaaaatcaaacacatattaacaatctgaccagtacaagctaaacacgtttaatcaaactacatatatagttctttgaaaaaactgcaggttttaaaaaaaatcccttactttgtcaaatgggttctttcactgagggaggccatactgtgactataacagagactataatatgcaaatttcaggagcatgctcagattgtaacactgctttgagtattctacccagaatgccttgtttaagtaaacttctccactagaagtatcaggagatttccctatcttgtcccctgctggtaaagtcattatgcaaatgaaggacacacagtaacttccagcaggtggcagcactactgaacagcagctaacacacaggtttggctgatttgaaaatagcttagaagggttgataagcaacaaggaatttcaactgagcatgtgcgagatttcagagctgcagttggctgggaagatataggtaggaggagccagtgaaatccaagatggctgcctcagctagaactgcaggggagataggggagatcttgcagaaggaatagtgagctgatcatttacattatacaaacaattctaactgttttaaaaataggatttcttgaactttcacatagtgtatttacttaggaaatgattttggtcatgattggtgccctttaacaaGGCACTGGTTAGTAAACACTGGTGTAGCATATCAAGCTTCATTATTTGTGgagctttagttcacctttaaaggagaataaaaggcaTCCTGCGCTTGTgtaaggcaccccaagtgattgtattgatttatctgaaaccccgggccggagctcctatcagcagaaaactgcaccggcctgcggttataccagtgagcaccacgaagcGATCCTTTTCTGTCCTCTTCatgcttcaaatttccaggggcagacaTGCGCAGTTGAGcgaaataggcgactttttagttaaagtccggggcctggggtttcaggtaacaatacaatcacttggggtgcctaagatttagcatattatatatatttatatatatatatatatatatatatatatatatatatatatatatatatatatatctatctctatctatatatatctatatctatctatctatctatctctatctatatctatctatatatatctatctatatctatctatatatatatctatctatatatatatctatatatatctatctatatatctatctatatatatatatatatatatctatctatatatctatctatatatctatctatatatatatatatatctatatatatatatatatatatctatatatatatatatatatatatccgctAACAAACACTTGGGTATGAGAGATGAGATGTACGTAAGTAACTAACACGAGTTTCCCTTCTGTCTCAGGTGGGACGACGACGTTGTATTTAAGAACTGCGCCAAGGGAGTCGATGAAATGAAAAAGCAAAAGAGATTTGTGAATGATACTTTACGTTCCGAATTCCACAAGAAATTTATGGAAAAGTACATCAAGTAGTGCAGTT
Proteins encoded:
- the cwc15.S gene encoding protein CWC15 homolog A, with protein sequence MTTAARPTFEPARGGRGKGEGDLSQLSKQYSSRDLPSHTKIKYRQATQDAPEEVRSRDFRRELEERERVVARDKNRDRPTREHTSSVSKKPRLDQIPAANLDADDPLTDEDGDEDSDEDSDDDTAALLAELEKIKKERAEEKDRKELEQKAEEERIRMENILSGNPLLNLTGPAAQSQASFKVKRRWDDDVVFKNCAKGVDEMKKQKRFVNDTLRSEFHKKFMEKYIK